Within Armatimonadota bacterium, the genomic segment CTTCTGGTCGGTGCCGCCCAGTTCCACGTCGGCCTGCAGCTGCACCGAATCCATGGCCTGGCACAGCGGGTACAGCAGTTCGTGCAGGAAGACGGGCACGCCCGCGCGCATCCGCGTGGCGAAGTCGTCCCGCTCCAGGATGCGGGCCACGGTGACCTTGCTGGCCAGGCGGATGACGTCCTCAAACCTCATCGGCGCCAGCCACTGGCTGTTGAACACCACCCGGGTGCGGGCGGGGTCCAGGATCCGGCTGTACTGGTCCCGGTAGGTGGCGGCGTTGCGCTCGATCTCCTCCCGGGTCAGCATCGGCCGGGTCTTCTTGCGTTCGCTGGGGTCGCCGATCATGCCGGTGAAGTCGCCCACCACCAGGATGGCCTCGTGGCCCAGGTCCTGAAACTGGCGCAGCTTGCGCAGGACCACCGCGATGCCCAGGTGAATGTCGGGCGCGCTGGGGTCGATACCCAGCTTCACCCGCAGGGGACGGCCCTGCCGCAGCTTGGCCAGCAGGTCCTCCTCGGTGATGATCTCCGCTGTGCCCCGGCGCAGCAGGGCCAGCTGCTCTTCCGGAGAGAGCGCGCCCATGGTCGCGACGATTATACCAGCGCCGGCCGGGCCAGGCGAGGCTGCCTCAGGCGGTGGCCAGCTCCACGACGGTGACGCCGTCGCCGCCCTCGCCCGGCCCGCCCGGGCGGAAGGCCCGCACGTGGGGGTGGTCGCGCAGGAACTGGTGCACTGCCCGCCGCAGCGCCCCGGTGCCCTTGCCGTGGATCACCGTCACCTGCGCCAGCCCCGCCAAAAACGCGTCGTCCAGGTACCGGTCCAGCACGGCTGTGGCCTCGTCGGCGGTCAGGCCCCGCAGGTTCACCGACAGCGGCACCGCGGCAGGTGCCTGGCGCAGCACCGGCTCCTCCCGCGCCGGGCCGGCCACCGCGGCCGGCGGGGGCGCCGCGCGGAGGGAGGCCAGGGGCGCGCGGACCCGCAGGGGGCCGGCCTGGACCTCCACCTCCCCACGCCCGTCGGGGCCGGCCACCACCGTGCCGATCCGCCCCAGGGGGACCACGTAGACGTCCTGGCCGGGATGCGCCTCCTGCAGCGGCTCGCCCGCGGGCTCGACCTCCGTGCGCGCCCGCAGGTCGTCGGCCAGCTGCCGCAGCCGGTCGCGGGCCTGCTGGACCGTGCGGGGGTCCGGACTCTCCCGGAGGGCGCGCACCAACGCGTCCACTTCGCTCCGGGCCGACCGCAGCAGGGCCTCCACCTCCTCGCGCGCCTTCCGCAGGGCCTGCGCCCGCTCGGCCCGCAGCCGCTCCAGCTCCTGGCGCGCCCGGGCCAGCACGGCCTCGGCCTCCTCCCGCCGGCGGGCCGCCTCGGCCCGGTCGTGTTCGGAGGCCCGTCGGTCGGCCTCAAGGTCGCTGAGGATCCTGTCCAGCACGCCGGCCTGGGGGCCCAGCAGCTCCCGGGCCCGCTCCACGATGTCTGCCGCCAGCCCCAGCCGCCGGGCGATGTCCAGGGCGTTGCTGCGCCCGGGCAGGCCGATCCGCAGCCGGTAGGTCGGGCGCAGGGTGACCGGGTCGAACTCCACCGAGGCGTTCTCGATCCCGGGATGCGTCCAGGCCAGCGCCTTGAGTTCGTTGTAGTGGGTGGTCACCACCGTGCGGGCGCCGCGGCCGTGCAGGTGCTCGATGACGGCCCGCGCCAGGGCCACGCCCTCGGTCGGGTCGGTCCCGGCGCCGATCTCGTCGAGCAGGACCAGCGCCGACACGCCGCCGGCGGCGGCGGCGCGGTCCACCTGGTGCAGGATCTGCACGATGGCGCCCATGTGGGAGGAGAAGGTGCTCAGCGACTGCTCGATGCTCTGCTCGTCGCCGATGTCGGCGAACACCTGCGCGAACACCGCCACCTCCGAGCCGGGCTCGGCGGGGATGAACAGCCCGGCCTGGGCCATCAGGGTCAGCAGGCCCACGGTCTTGAGGGTGACGGTCTTGCCGCCGGTATTGGGGCCGGTGATGACCAGGGTCGTAAACCGCTCGCCCAGCTCCACGTCGATGGGGACCACCTCGCCCGCCAGCAGCGGGTGGCGGGCGCGGCGCAGCCGCAGCACGCCGTCGGTGCGCACCGCCGGCGCCGCAGCGCCCTGGGTGGCCCCCAGGCGCGCCCGGGCCACCGCGCAGTCGAGGTGGCCCAGGATCTCGTAGGCGGCGGCGATGCCGTCGGCCTGCTGGCCCACCTGGGCCGACAGCTCGCGCAGCAGGCGCTGGACCTCCTGGCGCTCCTCGATCTCCAGCTCCCGCAGACGGTTGCCCAGGGGGACGACGACCAGAGGCTCCATGAAGGCGGTGGCGCCGCTGCTGGAGTGATCGTGGAGGATCCCGGGAAACTGCCCCTTGAACTCCGCCCGTACCGGCACCACGTAGCGGCCGGCGCGGGTGGTGATCACCGCATCCTGCAGCATCCGGCCGTACGGGCCTCGGATCACCGCCTCCAGGGTCTCCCGCAGGCGGCCGTGGACCGCCTGCTGCTCGCGGCGCAGGCGGGCCAGGTGCGGGCTGGCGGCGTCGGGGATGGTGCCGTCGGGGGCGACGGTGCGGCGGATCGCCGCCTCCAGCGCCTCGAACGCGCCCATCCGCGCCGCCTGCTCGGCCAGGGCGGGGGCGCGCGCCCGCCGGGCCAGCACGTAGCCCCGGCACTGGCGGATCGTGGCCAGGGTGTCGGCCAGCGCCAGCAGGTCGGAGGGGTCCAGCGCGGCCCCCAGGCGGGCCCGGTGGAGCATCTCCCGCACGTCGGCGGTGCCGCGCAAGGGAATCTCTCCCTCGGCGACCAGCGCCGCGGCTTCGGCGGTCTCGGCCAGGGCGGCGCGGACCCGCCCGGGATCCGGGGACGGGCGCAGGGCCTCCGCCAGCTCCCGGCCGCGGGCGGTCACCGTCAGCGCCGCCAGACGGGCGACGATGGCGGGGAACTCCAGCACCCGCAGGGTGCGGTCATCCACCGGCGGGTCCCTCCAGCCAGGCCAGCAGCGCGGGCGCCACATCGGTCAGGCTGCTGATGCGGGCGCCCACCTCGGACCGGCCCGCGCCGACCAGCAGCGTGGGCACGGGGTTGCGGGTGTGGGTGGGTGTGGTGGCGTCCTCGATGTTGCCGTGATCGCTGGTGAGCGCCACCAGGGTGGAGGCCAGGTCGGCGGCGTCCAGCACGCCGGCCAGCAGCTCGTCCAGCATCTCCACCGCCCGCCGCCGGTCGAGGGCGACCCGCCCGTGGGCAGCCAGGTCGGTCAGGAAAAACTCGAACACGGTCAGGTGATGGGACATGGCAAGCGCGGCCAGGTGGCGCCCGCACCGGCGGGGCGTGACCGCCGGCACGTCGTATCCCCACGCCCGCGGGCGGGCGTTGGTCAGGTCGTGAAAGACCGCGCGCCCGGCGCGCAGGTCCTCCACCCCGCGCAGGGTCACCCCGGCCGCCAGGGCGGCGTAGGTGATGGCCGCGTGGCGCAGCCGGCCGCCGGCGACGGCGGCGAAGTACTCGGGGGTGTAGGCGTTGGCCAGGGCTGCCTCCCGGCCGCCGGCCCGCACGCGGGCGAACAGGCTGGACGTCTCCAGCAGGCCCCGCAGGGCTGCGGTGGGATAGGCGGTGATGTGGCGGCCGGCCAGGCGGGCGGCGTTGACGCCGGTGAGGAGCGCGGTCTGCCCGGTGGCGCTCTGGGGCAGACCCTCCACCCCCAGGGTGGCGTCGGTGGGCACCAGCAGGACGCCGTCCCGTTCCAGCGGACCGGTGATCCCCGCCAGCGGCCGGCCCAGCAGGGCCCGCAGGCACGGGGTGCGGGCGGCGGCCACGGGGTTGGTCTGCGGATCGTCCGGGCCCAGCCCCAGGCCGTCCACGAACAGCAGCAGCGCGCGGCGGTTCACGGCCGGCTGACGCAGGGATGGCCCGGGATGTAGTAGCGCCACAGCCGGTCGGTGGCCACCCGGATCCCGATGCGGGGACTGCGGGCCACCGGCACCGGGCCGGTGCGGCCCCGGGCCACGTACAGGGGCGGGCGGGTGAGGTCGGCCCCGTTGTGGGCGGCGGTGATGCCCAGGGCCTGGGTGAGCCGTCCCGGCCCCGACGCCAGCAGGCGGACGTCGTCGGTGCCGCGGCGGCGGCGCATCAGCTCGATCCCCTCCACCGGCTCCAGGGCCCGCAGGAGGACCGCCCCGGCCCGTCCCGGAGGTTCGGTCACCACGTTCACGCAGTAGTGGTTCCCATAGGTGAAGTAGACGTAGGCCGTCCCCGGCCGCCCCCACATGATGGCGCTGCGGGGCGTGCGCCGGTACGCGTGGCTGGCCGGGTCGCGGGGCCCCCGGTAGGCCTCGACCTCCACGATGCGCCCGGCCACGACGCCCTCGGGCGTCTCGTGGACCAGCAGGTGACCCAGCAGGTCCCGGGCGACCTGCAGCGTGCTGCGGGCGAAGAACCGACGCGGAAGGGGGACATATCGGCGGGCCCGCGGGCGCGCGGGACGGCGGGGGCGCGGCGCGGTCACCCCTCGGGCGGGCGGTCGCGCGGGGAGACGTGACGGCGGCGCCGCAGACCTCCGGGCCAGGAGTTGCCTCATCGCCATCTCCCCTTGTTCCCGCCTCACCGTACCGACGCTCACCAGTCCAACGCTCAACGTGTCAACGCTCCACCGTTTCACCATCCGCAATTACCGCCGCAGCCAGTCGCGCAGCTCCGCCAGCGGGCGGGTGTTCAGGACGTGCTCTTTCTGGAGCCAGGCGCGGCGGGCGATGCCGATGCCGAACTGCATGTACCGCAGCTGGTAGCGGTTGTGGGCGTCGGTGCTGATCACCAGCATCACGCCCCGCTCGCGGGCCATCTTCGCGTGGGTGTCGTTGAGGTCCAGCCGCTCGGGGGAGGCGTTGATCTCGACGGCGGTGCCGGTGCGGCGGGCGGCGTCCAGGATCGCCTCCATATCCACCTCGTAGGGATCCCGCTGGCCCAGCAGCCGGCCCGTGGGGTGGCCCAGGATGTCGGTGTGAGGGTTCTCCAGGGCCCGGATGATCCGCTCGGTCATCTCCTGGCGGCCCATCTTCAGCCGCGAGTGTACCGAACACACCACCACATCCAGCTCCCGGAGGACGTCGTCGGGATAGTCCAGCCGCCCGTCGGGCAGGATGTCGCACTCGGTGCCCATGAGCACGGCGATCCCCACCTTGTCGGAGACCTGGCGGGCCACGCGGGCATGGGCCCGCAGCTCGTCCACGGGGACCCCGCCCACGAACTTCAGGGACTGGGAGTGGTCGGTGACGGCGATGTACTCATAGCCCAGCGCCCGGGCGGCCCGGGCCATCTCCTCCAGGGTATCCGCGCCGTCGCTCCACCGGGTGTGCATCTGCAGGTCCCCGCGGATGTCCGCCAGTTCCACCAGGCGGGGCAGCGCGCCCCGCTCGGCCAGCTCGATTTCTCCCTGGTCCTCCCGGATCTCGGGGGGGATCCAGGGCAGCCCCACGGCCGCGTACACCTCCTCCTCGGTGCGCCCGGCGATGCGCTGGTCCCCGGGCGTGCGGAACACCCCGTACTCGTTGATCTTCAGCCCCCGCCGCACCGCGCGCTCCCGCAGCTTCACGTTGTGGTCCTTGCTGCCGGTGAAGTACTGCAGCGCCGCCCCGAAGCACTCGGGCTCCACCACCCGCACGTCGGCCTGGATGCCCACGTCCAGGATCACGCTGCTGCGGGTGGGCCCGCGGGCCAGGACCTGGCGCACCCGGGGGAAGGTGGTGAAGACCTCCATCACCGGATCGGGCCGGGCGCTGGTGACCAGGATGTCGATGTCGCCGATGGTCTCCTTCATCCGGCGCAGGCTGCCGGCCAGGCTGATCTGGTCGACCCCCGGCGTGGCCCGCAGGGCCTCCAGCAGATCCTGAGCGTGCGGCAGGACCTGGCCGATGGGGAGGCGCTCCTTGGTCCGCCGCAGCAGCGCGATCCCCTTGAGAATGTTCTCCTCGGTCTTGGCGCCCATGCGCGGCAGGGTGCGGATGCGGCCTTCCCGGGCCGCCTGCTCCAGCTGATCAATGGTGGTGATGCCAAGCTTCTGATAGAGCAGCAGGGCGGTCTTGGGGCCCACCTCGGGGACGGACATCAGGGTGGTCAGTCCTGGAGGCAGCTGGGCTTTCAGCTCCTCGTAGTACTTGCAGGTGCCGGTCTCCAGGTACTCGCGGATCTTCTCGGCGATCCCCTTGCCGATGCCGGGGATCTCCTCCAGCTCGCCCCGGGCGGCGATGGCGGCCACGTCTTCGGTGAGGCCTTCCAGCGCCCGGGCGGCGCGGCGGTAGGCGGTGATGCGGAAGGGGGATTCGCCCTTGATCTCCAGCATGTCGGCGATGTCGTTGAACATCGCCGCGATTTCCCGGTTCTTCATGGCGGATCCGGACCTGCCCGGGGCCGGCCCGCGCGGGCCTCGGCCCCGATCCGGCGGTCCCGAGGGATGGTTTCGCAGCGCCGCGTGACCCCCCTCCGCCCCGACGTGACCCTCCCCGTGGGCGCGCGGATGCGGCAGGCTCCTAGAAGCGGGTCGGCTCGGCCCCAAAGGGCCGCAGGAACGGAGGCAGGACCTTCGCCAGGGCGCGGGCGCCGTCCCGGTGCACCCGGATCGCGTGCGGGGCCAGCACCGAGCGCGCCGCATCCCGGGAGACCGGATCGTGCAGCGGGGTGGCCAGCAGCCACCCGAGCACCGCCGCCGACAGCAGCGCCGCCGCCGCCGCGCCCACCACCAGGCCGGCCAGGCGGGATGACACCGACGCCGATCCCCGCTCCAGGACGGCGCTGGCCAGCGCGCCCACGAAGACGTACACGCCCACCAGCAGGACCGCGTAGGCCACCGCGCCCGCCCACGGCGCCGACAGCCGGACGGCGCGCAGGGCCAGGGCCAGCGACGGGTACCAGGCCGACGCCGCCAGGTATCCTCCGAAGACGCCCACCGCGCTCGCCAGGGCCACCCCCACGCCCCGGCGCAGGCCGCGCAGCGCCCCCAGCGCGAGGACGGCCACGATGGCCCAGTCCAGCCAGGTCACGGACCGATTATACTACCGGATCACGGCCCGCAGCCGCTGGGCCAGCGCCGCGGCGACGGCGGCCACCGCCGCATCCACGTCGTCGGCCGAGAGGGTGCGCTCCGGGGACCGGAAGGTAAGCGCATACGCCAGGCTGCGGTGGCCGGGCGGAACCGGAGGCCCGGTGTAGACGTCGAACAGATCCGCCGCTTCCAGGTACGGCCCGGCGGCGTCGGCGATGACCCGGCGCACGTCCGCCGCCGGGACGTCGGCGGCCACCACCACGGCCAGGTCGCGGCGCACCGCCGGAAACCGCGGGGGCGGGCTGAAGCGGGGGCTGAACACGGCCCGCGCGAGGATCGCCTCCAGGTCCAGGTGCGCCACGTAGACCGCGTCGGGCAGGTCGAAGGCCGCGGCCACCTCGGGGTGCAGTTCGCCCAGGCTGCCCGCCTCCTCCCCGTCCAGCACCAGCCGCGCCGCCCGGCCCGGGCGCAGCCAGGGCACCTCCGCCGCCGCGATCTCGGCGCCGGCGATGCGCAGTTCGTCCAGCAGCGCCTCGATGACGCCCTTGAGGTGGTAGTAGGACGCGCGGACCGCCTCCTCAGGGAGGTTCCACGCGCCGGCCATCAGCCGGCCGGTCATCACCACGCCCAGCCGGCGGCGCTCGGCGACGGCGTCCCCCGCGGGGTGGAAGGTGCGGCCGATCTCAAACAGGGGGACGTCGGTCACCCGCCGGCTGACGTTCGCCCGCGCGGCGTCCAGCAGGCCCACCAGAAGGGTCGTGCGGAGATGGGTGTGGTCGTCCACCAGGGGGTTGCGCAGGGCCACCATCTGCCGCCAGGGGTGCTCGGGGGGCAGCCGCAGGCGGTCCAGCGCCCGCGGGTGCGTCAGGGAGATGGTAAGGGCCTCGGTGAGGCCGCACCGGATCAGGATCTCCCGCACCGCCGCCTCCGCCCGCAGCACGGGAGCCCGGGATCCCGGGGACGTCACCTCCAGCGGCAGGGTCTCGGGGATGCGGTCGTAGCCGTGGTGGCGGGCCACCTCTTCGATGACGTCTTCGGCGCGCTCCACGTCCCGGCGGAACGACGGCACCTGCACCACCACCCGCTCGCCCGCCCGCCGGACGCCAAAGCCCAGGCGGGTGAGAATGGCCGCGCCCTCGTCGGGGTCGATCTCCACGCCCAGCAGCCGGCGGACCTGCCCCCAGGCCAGGTCGACCGTCCGCCCCGGCTGAGGGTGCGGATACAGGTCCAGGGGCCGGGGCAGGACCCGTCCCCCGGCGACCTCCTGCAGCAGGCGCTGGGCGCGGGCGGAAGCCGCGGCCACGGCGCCCACGTCCACCCCGCGCTCGAACCTGGCGCTGCTCTCGGTGCGCACGCCCAGCCGCTTGCTGGTCCGGCGGATCTGCGGCGGGTGCCAAGCGGCGGCTTCCAGGAGCACCCGGCGGGTGTCCGGCCGGATCTCGGTGTCGGCGCCGCCGATGACCCCGGCGATGCCCACCGCCCGCTCGGCGTCGGCGACCACCAGGACCTGGTCGTCGAGGGTGCGCTCGACCCCGTCCAGGGTCACCAGGCGCTCGCCGGGACGGGCCAGGCGGACCACCAGCCGGCCTCCGCGGATCCGGTCGTAGTCAAACGCGTGCATGGGCTGGCCGAGCTCCAGCATCACGTAGTTGGTGACGTCCACCACCGTGTTGATGCTGCGCACCCCGCACGCCTCCAGGCGCCGCGCCATCCATTCGGGCGACGGACCGACCCGCACGTCGGTGATCACCGCCGCCGTGAAACGCGGGCACAGCGCCGGTTCGCGCACCTCCACCTGCGCGAACGCGGACGTGGGCGGGCCCTCCCGCACCGGCTCCGCCGCGGGAACGCGCACCACCCCGCCGGTGGCGGCGGCCAGTTCCCGGGCCACCCCCAGGTGGCTCATCAGATCGCCCCGGTTGGCCGGGATCTCCAGGTCGAAGACGGCGTCGTCACCCGCCGCCTCCACCGCATCCACGCCGATGCCCAGCATGGGCAGCCGCTCGGCCATCTCGCCCACCGACCAGGGAATGTCCACCAGTTCCCGCAACCAGGACAGCAGGACTTTCACCCGCCACCTCCCCCTGCCGGGCGCGTCACCATCCGCTCCCCTTCAGAACTGCTCCAGCAGCCGCAGGTCATTCTCCCAGAACAGGCGGATGTCGGGGATGCCATACCGCACCATGGCCGGCCGGTCCACGCCCAGGCCGAAGGCCAGGGCCGTGTAGCGCGCGGGGTCGATGCCGGCCATCTCCAGCACCCGGGGGTGGAACATGCCGCACCCCCCCAGCTCCAGCCACCGGCCGCCGTACCACACGGCCACCTCGGCGCTGGGTTCGGTGAAGGGGAAGTAGCTGGGGACAAACCGGGTCACCGCGTCGGGGCCGAACATCTGGCGGGCGAAGGACGCCAGCACGCCTTTGAGGTCAGCCATGGTCACCCGCTCGCCCACCATGAAGCCATCCACCTGATGAAACAGGGGCATGTGGGTCGCGTCGGGAGCGTCCCGCCGGTAACAGCGCCCGAAGGTCAGCACCCGCATGGGCGGCCGGCGGACGGCCATGACCCGCACGTCCACCACGGTGGTGTGGGTGCGCAGCAGCAGGTCGTCGGTGATGTAGAACGAATCCTGGGCGTCCCGGGCGGGGTGGTCGCGGCCCATGTTCAGCCGCTCGAAGTTGAACTCGTCGGTTTCCACCTCGGTGCCGTCCACGATCTCAAAGCCCATGCCGTAGAAGATCTCCAGCATCTCCTCCAGGGTGCGGGTCAGGACGTGGCGCCGCCCCAGGCGCCAGCGTCGCCCCGGAAGGGTCACGTCCAGCGCCCCGACGGCCAGGCGCGTCCGGTCGGCCCGAGCGGCCAGTTCGGCCCGCCGGCGGGCGACGGCGTCCTCCAGGCGCCGGCGCAGGTCGTTCAGGCGCCGGCCCACCTCGGCCCGCCGATCCGGGGGCAGCTGGGGAAGGCGGTCAAAGGCGCGGGCCAGCAGTCCGCGGCGGCCCAGAAACCGGCGGCGGACATCGTCCACCTCCTCGGGCGTGCCGGCCGCCTCCAAGGCCGCCACAGCCTCCCGCTCCAGCCTGTCCAGGTCCTCGCCGACGGCCATGCCGCTCCTCCCTCTCCGGTGATCTCGCACAAACAGCGGCGCCGCCTTCCTCCCCAAGGGCGAAAGCGGCGCTTCCGCGGTACCACCTTGCTTCCGCACCGGCCGAGGCGCGCGTGTGCCCGGCCGGTCCGGCGCTTGACCCCTGTCGCGGGGGGATCCGGACCGCCTACCGGGCCTCGGGATCGCCCGAGGCCGTTCAGCGATCGGCTCGGGAGGGAACTTCCCCCGTCCGGCTCCCGGGAAGGCTGTCCAGCCCTCGGCCTTCCCTCTCTGGCGGGTCCGGACGGAGTACTCGCTCCGTCACAGCCGACGATTCAGTTCAGGGACACCGTGAGGATCACCACGCCACCCAGCGGCCGGCACCGCCGGTAAGCCAGGTACGCCCAGATGGAACCCGTGCACTCGAACAGCCGCCACAACATCTCCCGAGTCATCAGCTGCACGGTCCCTCCCTCCTTCACGGACCATCCGGCCCGCGTCGGGCGTGCGTCCTCCGTGTGCGCTGTTTGCACGAAGTATAGCACAAAGCAAGGGAAGAGGGGAAAGGGAAGAGGGAAGAAGGAACTGACGAAAAACTGTACCTCTCTGCCCTCTTTTCCCCCTCTTCCCTCAATCACGCCCTCTCTCCCCTCTTCCCTCTTCCCTCTTCCTTCTTCCCTCTCTCCCACCGCCTGGCCTCGTACAGCAGCAGGCCGGCGGCCAGGGCCACGTTGAGGGATTCGGCCCGGCCGTACAGGGGGATGCGCACGGTCGTCTCGGCCGCGTCGCGCCATGCCGGATCGGGCCCGCGCGCCTCGCTGCCCACCACCAGGGCCACCGGGCGGGAGTAGTCGGCCTCGGTGTACTCCACCTCCCCCCGCGGGTCGGCGACCAGCACGCGCACGCCGCGCCCGGCGAGGAGATCGCGCGCCTGCGCCGGGGGGACGGCCTTCACGGGCAGGTGGAACAGCGACCCCATCGAGGCCCGCACGACCTTGGGGTGGTGCGGGTCCACCCCGCCGGTGACCAGCACGCCG encodes:
- a CDS encoding CvpA family protein encodes the protein MTWLDWAIVAVLALGALRGLRRGVGVALASAVGVFGGYLAASAWYPSLALALRAVRLSAPWAGAVAYAVLLVGVYVFVGALASAVLERGSASVSSRLAGLVVGAAAAALLSAAVLGWLLATPLHDPVSRDAARSVLAPHAIRVHRDGARALAKVLPPFLRPFGAEPTRF
- a CDS encoding metalloenzyme, whose product is MNRRALLLFVDGLGLGPDDPQTNPVAAARTPCLRALLGRPLAGITGPLERDGVLLVPTDATLGVEGLPQSATGQTALLTGVNAARLAGRHITAYPTAALRGLLETSSLFARVRAGGREAALANAYTPEYFAAVAGGRLRHAAITYAALAAGVTLRGVEDLRAGRAVFHDLTNARPRAWGYDVPAVTPRRCGRHLAALAMSHHLTVFEFFLTDLAAHGRVALDRRRAVEMLDELLAGVLDAADLASTLVALTSDHGNIEDATTPTHTRNPVPTLLVGAGRSEVGARISSLTDVAPALLAWLEGPAGG
- a CDS encoding endonuclease MutS2, translated to MDDRTLRVLEFPAIVARLAALTVTARGRELAEALRPSPDPGRVRAALAETAEAAALVAEGEIPLRGTADVREMLHRARLGAALDPSDLLALADTLATIRQCRGYVLARRARAPALAEQAARMGAFEALEAAIRRTVAPDGTIPDAASPHLARLRREQQAVHGRLRETLEAVIRGPYGRMLQDAVITTRAGRYVVPVRAEFKGQFPGILHDHSSSGATAFMEPLVVVPLGNRLRELEIEERQEVQRLLRELSAQVGQQADGIAAAYEILGHLDCAVARARLGATQGAAAPAVRTDGVLRLRRARHPLLAGEVVPIDVELGERFTTLVITGPNTGGKTVTLKTVGLLTLMAQAGLFIPAEPGSEVAVFAQVFADIGDEQSIEQSLSTFSSHMGAIVQILHQVDRAAAAGGVSALVLLDEIGAGTDPTEGVALARAVIEHLHGRGARTVVTTHYNELKALAWTHPGIENASVEFDPVTLRPTYRLRIGLPGRSNALDIARRLGLAADIVERARELLGPQAGVLDRILSDLEADRRASEHDRAEAARRREEAEAVLARARQELERLRAERAQALRKAREEVEALLRSARSEVDALVRALRESPDPRTVQQARDRLRQLADDLRARTEVEPAGEPLQEAHPGQDVYVVPLGRIGTVVAGPDGRGEVEVQAGPLRVRAPLASLRAAPPPAAVAGPAREEPVLRQAPAAVPLSVNLRGLTADEATAVLDRYLDDAFLAGLAQVTVIHGKGTGALRRAVHQFLRDHPHVRAFRPGGPGEGGDGVTVVELATA
- the pheT gene encoding phenylalanine--tRNA ligase subunit beta, with protein sequence MKVLLSWLRELVDIPWSVGEMAERLPMLGIGVDAVEAAGDDAVFDLEIPANRGDLMSHLGVARELAAATGGVVRVPAAEPVREGPPTSAFAQVEVREPALCPRFTAAVITDVRVGPSPEWMARRLEACGVRSINTVVDVTNYVMLELGQPMHAFDYDRIRGGRLVVRLARPGERLVTLDGVERTLDDQVLVVADAERAVGIAGVIGGADTEIRPDTRRVLLEAAAWHPPQIRRTSKRLGVRTESSARFERGVDVGAVAAASARAQRLLQEVAGGRVLPRPLDLYPHPQPGRTVDLAWGQVRRLLGVEIDPDEGAAILTRLGFGVRRAGERVVVQVPSFRRDVERAEDVIEEVARHHGYDRIPETLPLEVTSPGSRAPVLRAEAAVREILIRCGLTEALTISLTHPRALDRLRLPPEHPWRQMVALRNPLVDDHTHLRTTLLVGLLDAARANVSRRVTDVPLFEIGRTFHPAGDAVAERRRLGVVMTGRLMAGAWNLPEEAVRASYYHLKGVIEALLDELRIAGAEIAAAEVPWLRPGRAARLVLDGEEAGSLGELHPEVAAAFDLPDAVYVAHLDLEAILARAVFSPRFSPPPRFPAVRRDLAVVVAADVPAADVRRVIADAAGPYLEAADLFDVYTGPPVPPGHRSLAYALTFRSPERTLSADDVDAAVAAVAAALAQRLRAVIR
- the polX gene encoding DNA polymerase/3'-5' exonuclease PolX, with the protein product MKNREIAAMFNDIADMLEIKGESPFRITAYRRAARALEGLTEDVAAIAARGELEEIPGIGKGIAEKIREYLETGTCKYYEELKAQLPPGLTTLMSVPEVGPKTALLLYQKLGITTIDQLEQAAREGRIRTLPRMGAKTEENILKGIALLRRTKERLPIGQVLPHAQDLLEALRATPGVDQISLAGSLRRMKETIGDIDILVTSARPDPVMEVFTTFPRVRQVLARGPTRSSVILDVGIQADVRVVEPECFGAALQYFTGSKDHNVKLRERAVRRGLKINEYGVFRTPGDQRIAGRTEEEVYAAVGLPWIPPEIREDQGEIELAERGALPRLVELADIRGDLQMHTRWSDGADTLEEMARAARALGYEYIAVTDHSQSLKFVGGVPVDELRAHARVARQVSDKVGIAVLMGTECDILPDGRLDYPDDVLRELDVVVCSVHSRLKMGRQEMTERIIRALENPHTDILGHPTGRLLGQRDPYEVDMEAILDAARRTGTAVEINASPERLDLNDTHAKMARERGVMLVISTDAHNRYQLRYMQFGIGIARRAWLQKEHVLNTRPLAELRDWLRR
- a CDS encoding DNA-3-methyladenine glycosylase, which codes for MTAPRPRRPARPRARRYVPLPRRFFARSTLQVARDLLGHLLVHETPEGVVAGRIVEVEAYRGPRDPASHAYRRTPRSAIMWGRPGTAYVYFTYGNHYCVNVVTEPPGRAGAVLLRALEPVEGIELMRRRRGTDDVRLLASGPGRLTQALGITAAHNGADLTRPPLYVARGRTGPVPVARSPRIGIRVATDRLWRYYIPGHPCVSRP
- the pheS gene encoding phenylalanine--tRNA ligase subunit alpha, whose amino-acid sequence is MAVGEDLDRLEREAVAALEAAGTPEEVDDVRRRFLGRRGLLARAFDRLPQLPPDRRAEVGRRLNDLRRRLEDAVARRRAELAARADRTRLAVGALDVTLPGRRWRLGRRHVLTRTLEEMLEIFYGMGFEIVDGTEVETDEFNFERLNMGRDHPARDAQDSFYITDDLLLRTHTTVVDVRVMAVRRPPMRVLTFGRCYRRDAPDATHMPLFHQVDGFMVGERVTMADLKGVLASFARQMFGPDAVTRFVPSYFPFTEPSAEVAVWYGGRWLELGGCGMFHPRVLEMAGIDPARYTALAFGLGVDRPAMVRYGIPDIRLFWENDLRLLEQF